The following nucleotide sequence is from Gammaproteobacteria bacterium.
TAATGCTTCAAGTCGCTGATCAATATCATCAATGGCATCGCGAAGATAAAGTCGCACATCGGTAGCCACCTGATCATTACGAGATCGCCCGGTGTGAATTCGCTTACCGGCCTCGCCCACCAATTCAGTCAGACGTGCTTCGATATTCATATGCACATCTTCAAGCTCGGTTCTCCACTCGAAGTCGCCCGCCACGATTTCAGCTTCTATATTGTCCAGTGCTTTTAGAATATCACCGCAATCATGACTGTTTAGTATGCCAATATGAGCCAACATTTCAGCATGCGCGCGTGAGCCTTGGATATCATGCTTAAATAGTCGTTTATCAAACCCTACAGATGCGTTAAATTGCTCAACAAATTCATCTGTGGCCTCCGTAAAACGACCGCCCCATAGTTTTGTACCTTTATTACTCATTTTTTGGTTCATCTAACGATATAAGGTAAATATATAAGTTCTTGTAAACAGATTCTAAATAGTGGGCCAAAGTATAGCATTAGCTCACCCAAGAACGACTCACACAAACTTGTTATCAAATTGTAATGACAGATAATTCAGACCCAAAGAATCAGTCAAATACCAATGAAGCGGATGCTGCGGAGCATACGTTTTTGCCAGATTTTTGTAATGCGCGAATTATATTTTTAGCAATATTAATTGCCCAACTACTCTCTTTTGTACTCACCCTTGCAGGCGGTGTCTCGCGACCCAATTTTTGGGTATACCTATCTTTAGTTTCACTATTTGTCACCTTTATCGCCATTGGCAACATACTTGTATTATGTGTAAGCCGTAAATTTTTGCACAAACTCCACCCCGCTACTGCAGCAATAACATATTATGCGCTGAGCTTGACCATCACTTTGATCGTTTCGGTGGTTTCTATTCTAGTCACCCCAACCGAGGCACTTTGGGCCGCCTCACCTGAAAATGTACAAACGCTTAATCTTTTAGATATTCTGACTAGCGACATTTTAATTCGCAATATGGCCATCAGCGCGATCGTTTCCGCTGTAGCACTGCGCTATTTCTATGTGCAGCATCAATGGAGAGCCAATATTCAAGTAGAAGCAAAATCAAGAATCCAGGCTTTACAAGCTCGAATTCGGCCACATTTCTTATTTAATAGTATGAATACCATTGCCAGTCTGACGCTGACCAACCCCGCAATGGCAGAAAAAGCGGTTGAAGATTTGGCCGACCTGTTTCGCGCTTCATTGGGTCATCAGGACAAAGTCACGCTACAAGAAGAACTTAATTTCACTCGCCGCTACATTAATATGGAAAAACTGCGGCTTGGCAGTCGCCTTACAGTTGAATTAAAAATAGAAGAAGGTATAAGCTTAAAGACCAAGGTACCAGCCCTAATCCTACAACCTATAGTTGAGAATGCTATTTACCATGGAGTGGAGCCTCTCACCAAAGGCGGCACAGTTAATATCGACATTACTTCCACACAGCACGATTTACACCTTACAATTAGCAACCCAGTTGGAGATATAAATATTGACCGAAAACGCCCTGGTAATAAAATGGCGCAAGAAAACATCAGACAAAGGTTACAATTGGCTTATGGTGATTTCAGCAGTATGGATATTCGCCATGGACAGGGTTTTTATAAGGTTTCATTTAACATTCCTATCGAGGCAGATGTATGAAAATTTTGATCGTAGATGATGAAGCACCAGCACGTGACCGACTAGCGCATATG
It contains:
- a CDS encoding sensor histidine kinase; protein product: MTDNSDPKNQSNTNEADAAEHTFLPDFCNARIIFLAILIAQLLSFVLTLAGGVSRPNFWVYLSLVSLFVTFIAIGNILVLCVSRKFLHKLHPATAAITYYALSLTITLIVSVVSILVTPTEALWAASPENVQTLNLLDILTSDILIRNMAISAIVSAVALRYFYVQHQWRANIQVEAKSRIQALQARIRPHFLFNSMNTIASLTLTNPAMAEKAVEDLADLFRASLGHQDKVTLQEELNFTRRYINMEKLRLGSRLTVELKIEEGISLKTKVPALILQPIVENAIYHGVEPLTKGGTVNIDITSTQHDLHLTISNPVGDINIDRKRPGNKMAQENIRQRLQLAYGDFSSMDIRHGQGFYKVSFNIPIEADV